The following proteins come from a genomic window of Triticum aestivum cultivar Chinese Spring chromosome 6A, IWGSC CS RefSeq v2.1, whole genome shotgun sequence:
- the LOC123131913 gene encoding pentatricopeptide repeat-containing protein At2g17670, with product MGRVPAQAMRAAKVPRHALVPKPSAASTPPPPPPPPQGPRPADGKPPHGKPPRRTPRGPSEHAGALALPDRPAPPAEKRPITTPAELSAAIRAAVDADVDAAASLALKAAPTIPLPAQSLALILRRLAAHRSVAAARDLLAELPYSADNPAPRPALLALADACCRRGDPREIGQLLPVLADHGVRADAHVYNALMKGHCADSDTAGLLGVLRRMKDDGVDPDLVTYNTLVYGLARAGLVAKARTYLDAMAAQGLFPDVITYTSLMNGMCVKGDALGALKLLEEMQANGCEPNDRTYNTLLMGLCRNRKLDKAFEVYKSIVGAGMKLEPPAYATFIRALCRAGRVPDAYEVFDYGIESKSFAQATAYSELESSLKWLRKMKE from the coding sequence atGGGGAGGGTGCCGGCGCAAGCCATGCGCGCCGCCAAGGTCCCCCGCCACGCCCTCGTCCCGAAGCCCTCCGCGGCGTCCaccccgccgccccctcccccgccACCACAGGGGCCTCGTCCCGCCGACGGTAAACCTCCCCACGGCAAGCCGCCCCGGAGAACCCCCAGGGGCCCCTCCGAGCACGCGGGGGCCCTGGCCCTGCCGGACCGGCCAGCGCCGCCGGCCGAGAAGAGGCCCATCACCACGCCCGCGGAGCTCTCGGCGGCCATCCGCGCCGCGGTGGACGCCGACGTGGACGCGGCCGCCTCGCTCGCGCTCAAGGCCGCGCCCACCATCCCGCTCCCTGCGCAGTCGCTCGCCCTcatcctccgccgcctcgccgcgcatCGCTCCGTCGCCGCGGCGCGGGACCTCCTCGCGGAGCTCCCGTACTCCGCCGACAAccccgcgccgcgcccggcgctgcTGGCCCTCGCTGACGCCTGCTGCCGCCGCGGCGACCCGCGCGAGATCGGGCAGCTCCTCCCGGTGCTCGCCGACCACGGCGTCCGCGCCGACGCCCACGTCTACAACGCCCTCATGAAGGGGCACTGCGCCGACTCCGACACCGCGGGGCTCCTTGGCGTGCTCCGCCGGATGAAGGACGACGGCGTGGACCCCGACCTCGTCACCTACAACACCCTCGTCTACGGCCTCGCGCGCGCCGGGCTCGTCGCCAAGGCCAGGACCTACCTGGACGCCATGGCTGCCCAGGGCCTCTTCCCGGACGTCATCACCTACACCTCGCTCATGAACGGGATGTGCGTCAAGGGCGACGCCCTTGGCGCGCTCAAGCTGCTTGAGGAAATGCAGGCCAATGGGTGCGAGCCCAATGACCGGACGTACAACACGCTGCTCATGGGGCTCTGCAGGAACAGGAAGCTGGACAAGGCCTTCGAGGTGTACAAGTCCATTGTAGGGGCTGGGATGAAGCTCGAGCCGCCGGCGTACGCGACGTTCATCAGGGCATTGTGTCGGGCGGGGAGGGTTCCAGATGCATATGAGGTTTTTGATTACGGGATCGAGAGcaagagctttgcacaggcgaccGCGTACAGTGAGCTCGAGAGCTCGCTCAAGTGGCTCCGCAAGATGAAGGAGTAG
- the LOC123129404 gene encoding uncharacterized protein yields MLSFFLVWHCLNRWSRGEEEETGATSSKALATELAADEPPAAHPRATEEALATDTADESCADGEARSMNAVDVLCVADKAPSGGSARELCAADMTCGIPIGPPCAAAEAQQKPLSNSRTMEKEGWFTWFVVIAAGSCRGAKLCARATSWF; encoded by the exons ATGTTGTCCTTTTTTCTCGTGTGGCACTGTTTGAATCGgtggagcagaggagaggaggaagagacggGGGCGACTAGCTCCAAGGCGTTGGCgaccgagctcgccgccgacgagcccCCCGCAGCGCACCCCCGCGCGACGGAGGAAGCACTCGCCACGGACACGGCGGACGAGAGCTGCGCGGACGGCGAGGCACGCAGCATGAACGCCGTCGATGTCCTCTGCGTCGCCGACAAGGCACCGTCGGGCGGCTCTGCCCGCGAGCTCTGCGCCGCCGACATGACCTGCGGCATCCCCATCGGCCCACCGTGCGCCGCAGCCGAGGCGCAGCAAAAGCCA CTGTCGAACTCACGCACCATGGAGAAGGAAGGATGGTTCACATGGTTTGTTGTCATAG CTGCAGGTAGTTGCAGAGGCGCTAAGCTCTGTGCGAGAGCAACTTCATGGTTCTAA